A single window of Fibrobacter sp. UWP2 DNA harbors:
- the hpt gene encoding hypoxanthine phosphoribosyltransferase, producing the protein MYKLSEVPLLSAKQIDERLETLAAEIKPYDFDCVVSVLTGAFTFTADLCRRIATPKMRVAFIRAASYGASTESSGTLKVSGLDKIDIRGKKVLLIDDILDSGRTMFELTKKLADLGAKEFKTCVLLNKESRHEVDMHANFVGFNIENQFVVGYGLDYADDYRTLPDIWTLVEA; encoded by the coding sequence ATGTATAAGTTGTCCGAGGTCCCGCTCCTTTCTGCCAAGCAAATCGACGAACGCCTCGAGACTCTCGCGGCCGAAATCAAACCGTATGATTTTGACTGCGTCGTTTCGGTCCTTACCGGTGCTTTCACCTTTACCGCGGACCTTTGCCGTCGCATTGCCACGCCCAAGATGCGCGTAGCCTTCATCAGGGCAGCAAGCTATGGAGCCTCCACAGAATCCAGCGGCACATTGAAAGTCTCCGGGCTCGACAAGATTGACATCAGGGGCAAAAAAGTGCTCCTTATCGACGACATCCTCGACTCGGGCCGCACCATGTTCGAACTCACAAAAAAATTGGCCGATTTGGGCGCCAAGGAGTTCAAAACGTGCGTTCTTTTGAACAAAGAGTCCCGTCACGAAGTCGACATGCACGCCAATTTTGTAGGTTTTAACATAGAGAACCAATTCGTGGTCGGCTATGGCCTGGACTATGCCGACGACTACCGAACCCTGCCCGATATCTGGACACTGGTGGAGGCATAA
- a CDS encoding Ig-like domain-containing protein, translating to MKLSDMGKWVAGASLVCAFGIGNAAVSPSEVVSLPTDASYGGGDKVGSQLIAATYNAGKGPGVWIVADGGYRLYVNGELLAEDNQAGRVRFVPFTFLPGENAVSVVGVNGNGAPGVLVQIDDLDKSYYSGSGWKSKPVVSNASWKNKGRDLSQWGGATTLNYANTAMPSGGSLNGFASGTESKWIWTASEEDPVAVLLFTFYVKAEGFGASTTGGDAGNIVIASDSASIRKYLQSNDAVTILVPEGTYDFRQMRNAVTEANKQGRTWCRTTCSETNRVTGKTNKFYRIAFEQNSCASLGESGLEIVKESDNLQAWSNWITTKPNKSLVGMGRGANLRGASIVVRSYEGSGNHIYRNLAIYDVNPHLIEGGDGLETVGSASNHVKGFWADHISYKWISDGMDMEFVDDATISYLDFDGANEYNCWGTDPYMALVEDAHLTYANNYWHNTYGRVPKVTGESNGSQVHLYNQYVDYNRFFIAGANGHSANAKAYVRYENSYIDNGQGYLAEWGDNGYVYFSGVTFGSGTKQQHRYNGTVTQGVPNAATFNPSYSFEKRTVANLPKEIPSLVGVGGRYGKMPEYNQAFGQSNKAATVAMTTPAAGKTFEAGEIVTLTANASDADGSVKKVDFYVGNTLVGSSTAAPYTVNVPDLPAGTYSAVAVVTDNSELTWMSGFVTFGVRASEVLSSSSSVAMSSSSEESSSGTGDPQAILTMNRSTEVEAGFFRIFDMQGRALYAGTAKPINMPASRVIVVEYTKIGGKVLRKYMAK from the coding sequence ATGAAGTTAAGTGATATGGGTAAATGGGTGGCCGGCGCGTCTTTGGTGTGCGCGTTCGGTATAGGCAATGCGGCTGTGTCGCCATCGGAAGTGGTTTCGCTCCCTACGGATGCAAGCTATGGTGGCGGGGATAAGGTTGGTTCGCAGCTCATTGCCGCCACCTATAATGCGGGAAAAGGCCCCGGCGTTTGGATTGTGGCCGATGGCGGCTATCGCCTTTACGTGAATGGCGAGCTGTTGGCGGAGGACAACCAGGCGGGCCGGGTGCGCTTTGTCCCGTTCACCTTTCTCCCGGGAGAGAACGCTGTTTCTGTTGTTGGAGTGAATGGAAACGGCGCTCCCGGTGTCTTGGTGCAAATCGATGACTTGGACAAGTCGTATTACAGCGGTTCCGGCTGGAAGTCGAAACCGGTGGTTTCGAACGCCTCGTGGAAAAACAAAGGCCGCGATTTGAGCCAATGGGGAGGCGCGACGACGCTGAACTATGCAAATACGGCCATGCCGAGTGGTGGCAGCCTGAACGGCTTTGCAAGCGGGACGGAGTCCAAGTGGATTTGGACCGCGAGCGAAGAGGATCCGGTCGCTGTACTGCTTTTCACCTTTTATGTGAAGGCCGAGGGCTTTGGCGCTTCTACGACTGGCGGCGATGCAGGAAACATCGTCATCGCGAGCGATTCGGCGAGCATCCGCAAGTACCTGCAGAGTAACGATGCGGTGACAATCCTTGTGCCCGAAGGTACTTACGACTTCAGGCAGATGCGCAACGCCGTGACCGAGGCGAACAAGCAAGGACGAACCTGGTGCCGCACGACCTGCAGCGAGACGAACCGTGTGACGGGCAAGACGAACAAGTTCTACCGCATCGCATTCGAGCAGAATAGTTGCGCAAGTCTCGGGGAATCCGGACTCGAAATCGTGAAGGAATCGGACAATCTGCAGGCGTGGAGCAACTGGATTACCACCAAACCCAACAAGAGCCTCGTGGGTATGGGCCGTGGTGCGAATCTGCGCGGTGCTTCTATCGTGGTGCGTAGTTATGAAGGGTCCGGAAACCACATCTATCGCAACCTCGCCATTTACGACGTAAACCCGCACTTGATCGAAGGTGGCGATGGCCTCGAGACAGTGGGCTCCGCATCGAACCATGTGAAGGGTTTCTGGGCTGACCACATCAGTTACAAGTGGATCAGTGACGGCATGGACATGGAATTCGTGGACGACGCGACCATTAGCTACCTGGATTTCGACGGTGCGAACGAATACAACTGCTGGGGAACCGACCCCTACATGGCGCTTGTCGAAGATGCCCACCTGACTTATGCGAACAACTACTGGCACAATACCTACGGCCGTGTGCCGAAGGTGACCGGCGAAAGCAACGGCTCGCAGGTTCATCTGTACAACCAGTACGTGGATTACAACCGCTTCTTTATTGCGGGTGCAAACGGCCACAGCGCAAATGCGAAGGCCTACGTGCGCTACGAGAACAGCTACATTGACAACGGCCAGGGCTATTTGGCCGAATGGGGCGACAACGGCTATGTGTACTTTAGCGGAGTCACGTTCGGGAGCGGCACCAAGCAGCAGCATCGCTACAACGGTACGGTGACGCAGGGCGTTCCGAATGCGGCGACGTTCAACCCGAGTTACAGTTTCGAGAAGCGCACGGTGGCGAACCTCCCGAAGGAAATCCCGAGCCTCGTGGGCGTGGGTGGCCGTTACGGCAAGATGCCCGAATACAACCAGGCTTTCGGACAGAGCAACAAGGCGGCGACGGTCGCCATGACGACCCCTGCCGCGGGCAAGACTTTTGAAGCGGGCGAGATAGTGACGCTGACTGCAAACGCAAGCGATGCCGATGGCAGTGTTAAGAAGGTCGATTTTTATGTGGGCAATACCTTGGTGGGTTCCTCGACGGCAGCCCCGTATACGGTGAATGTGCCGGATTTGCCCGCCGGGACATACTCCGCCGTGGCGGTCGTGACCGACAACTCGGAACTCACATGGATGAGCGGCTTCGTGACGTTCGGCGTGCGCGCTTCCGAGGTCCTTTCGAGCAGTAGCAGCGTTGCGATGTCGAGTAGCAGCGAAGAAAGCAGCAGCGGCACCGGGGATCCGCAGGCTATACTGACAATGAACCGCTCGACCGAGGTGGAGGCGGGATTCTTCCGTATATTCGATATGCAGGGACGCGCGCTTTATGCGGGCACGGCAAAGCCTATAAACATGCCCGCCTCGCGAGTCATTGTCGTGGAATACACAAAGATTGGCGGCAAGGTGCTCCGCAAGTACATGGCGAAGTAG
- a CDS encoding TIGR02147 family protein has protein sequence MSEKPTQKKVFEYLDYREFLKDYYAQKKAANPAFSLRVFSDKIGFKAKDFISRVMNGEKNLSDQSIPKVASGLKLSKHETEFFMALVRFNQAETMEDRNAAFEEMQAVLKVVRFAEKQHLLGHCQYMVYSHWRHLTIRSLIGMYGFDGDYDALAKQVHPKVTTEEAKQSVRLLEECQLIKKDASGKYMLTESAITTGDRTSKLALRGFHQHCLKLAADAIDRDPPGKRHISGLTLGISQEGYERIVERINAFRKEIALIAEEDEGADKVFQMQFALFQVGGKK, from the coding sequence ATGAGCGAGAAACCGACGCAAAAAAAAGTCTTTGAGTACCTGGACTACCGGGAATTTCTCAAGGACTACTATGCCCAAAAAAAGGCCGCCAATCCGGCTTTTTCGTTGCGCGTATTCTCCGACAAAATCGGTTTCAAGGCCAAGGACTTCATTAGTCGCGTGATGAACGGCGAAAAGAACCTTTCGGACCAAAGCATTCCCAAGGTGGCAAGCGGGCTCAAGCTGAGCAAGCACGAAACGGAATTCTTTATGGCGCTGGTCAGGTTCAACCAGGCCGAGACCATGGAAGACCGCAACGCCGCCTTTGAAGAAATGCAGGCAGTCCTCAAGGTCGTCCGCTTCGCCGAGAAGCAGCACTTGCTGGGGCATTGTCAGTACATGGTCTATTCGCACTGGCGCCACCTCACCATCAGGAGCCTCATCGGCATGTACGGCTTTGACGGCGACTACGACGCCCTCGCCAAGCAGGTGCACCCGAAGGTCACCACCGAAGAGGCCAAGCAATCCGTGCGACTGCTTGAGGAATGCCAGCTGATCAAAAAGGACGCCAGCGGCAAGTACATGCTCACCGAGAGCGCCATCACCACCGGCGACCGCACCTCAAAACTCGCCCTGCGCGGCTTCCACCAGCATTGCCTAAAGCTCGCCGCCGACGCCATCGACCGCGACCCTCCTGGCAAGCGCCACATTTCGGGGCTCACCCTCGGCATTAGCCAAGAAGGCTACGAGCGCATCGTGGAACGCATCAACGCTTTCCGCAAAGAAATCGCCCTCATCGCCGAAGAGGACGAGGGCGCCGACAAGGTGTTCCAAATGCAATTCGCCCTGTTCCAAGTGGGCGGTAAAAAGTAA
- a CDS encoding M6 family metalloprotease domain-containing protein, with protein sequence MVFCAGAFARPANPFLILKQQPDGSVVSVFEHGDENYHYETTSDGYLVLKDEDGFRKFADENAEPSEFKAENVDARSVKATAFLKSKNLYKMLARHREKHPDAYPDQQKRLMEGFRLNHKVPAQESSVPVMYRPEPFTFTKGEVRFPVFLVTSNDGTDERTFSDAEVAAYNDQCNKEGYSEDSHYGSIRDYFKVSSNNIFRPTFDMVPVKVNVNMASAGSDEGSFVKAVVKAGAAAIGDANLNKYDADGDKVIDGFGIVMAGPEKNTGMWGHMYWYSVYDRYTKYNGYQFERYFLIAQLADEGANNGIGVMTHEFSHVLGLPDFYSSYENEWVPGPTPYDVMTQGMYNGYSYSTRGQGRQPPKYSAFERESMGWMKIEELKESDDVYVLPNIDANKAYSITNPSNQDEFYVIEYRPGIGWDSKISGTDFDNKSAETGVYVWYVNYTSDAWDYFPNKGDARRYTLAATLVGSGSNSGTKQFSASNPPRRTMATFSSRYNVYNMLKSGNDRVCFSTKQSVGVNSCPELASSSSVAPVSSSSASVVSSSSWAVASSSSTSVWRSSSSVQPVSSVAELSSSSRMVWWPISSSSSSMEGGSSTTAILEVSLNAACSLDLDGRVLNVRAPSAGAKMLRVFDLQGNELTRYGFDGAEGRFDLSGLGSGARVVRVTVGRVLLKVQRIVLK encoded by the coding sequence TTGGTTTTTTGTGCGGGGGCGTTTGCCCGCCCCGCAAATCCCTTCTTGATTCTAAAACAGCAGCCGGATGGCAGCGTAGTCTCGGTCTTTGAACACGGGGACGAAAACTACCATTATGAGACGACTTCCGATGGTTACCTGGTTTTGAAGGACGAGGACGGTTTTAGGAAGTTTGCCGACGAGAATGCGGAACCTTCGGAATTTAAGGCGGAGAATGTGGATGCCCGTTCCGTAAAGGCGACGGCGTTCTTGAAATCCAAGAATCTTTACAAGATGCTCGCTAGGCATCGCGAAAAGCATCCAGATGCTTACCCCGACCAGCAAAAGCGCCTTATGGAAGGGTTCAGGTTGAACCACAAGGTGCCTGCGCAGGAGTCTTCGGTGCCCGTGATGTACCGCCCCGAACCGTTCACCTTTACCAAGGGGGAAGTCCGATTCCCCGTTTTTTTGGTGACCTCGAACGACGGCACCGATGAGCGCACCTTCTCGGATGCCGAGGTCGCTGCTTACAACGACCAGTGCAACAAGGAAGGCTATTCCGAGGACTCCCATTACGGCAGCATTCGTGACTACTTCAAGGTATCGTCGAATAATATCTTTAGGCCGACGTTCGACATGGTCCCCGTGAAGGTTAATGTCAATATGGCATCGGCGGGCTCCGATGAGGGTTCTTTTGTGAAGGCGGTTGTCAAGGCGGGCGCTGCCGCCATAGGCGACGCCAACCTCAACAAATACGACGCCGATGGCGACAAGGTGATAGACGGTTTTGGCATTGTGATGGCCGGGCCCGAAAAAAATACGGGTATGTGGGGGCACATGTACTGGTACTCGGTCTATGACAGGTATACCAAGTACAACGGCTACCAGTTCGAACGGTATTTTTTGATTGCGCAGCTGGCGGACGAGGGCGCGAACAATGGCATTGGCGTCATGACCCATGAATTTAGCCACGTGCTTGGGCTGCCCGATTTTTATTCGAGCTACGAGAATGAATGGGTCCCTGGGCCAACGCCGTACGATGTAATGACCCAGGGTATGTACAACGGTTATAGTTACAGTACGAGGGGACAGGGGCGTCAGCCTCCCAAGTACAGCGCCTTTGAGAGGGAATCCATGGGTTGGATGAAAATCGAGGAGCTTAAGGAATCGGACGACGTTTATGTTTTGCCGAACATCGATGCGAACAAGGCGTACTCCATTACCAACCCCTCGAATCAGGATGAATTCTATGTGATCGAGTATCGCCCCGGCATTGGCTGGGACTCCAAAATCTCGGGCACCGACTTTGACAACAAAAGCGCCGAGACCGGCGTGTACGTTTGGTATGTCAATTACACCAGTGATGCCTGGGACTACTTCCCCAACAAGGGCGATGCTCGGCGTTACACGCTTGCGGCGACGCTCGTTGGCAGCGGAAGCAATTCGGGTACAAAGCAGTTCAGCGCCTCGAATCCGCCGCGCAGGACCATGGCCACCTTCTCGAGCCGCTACAACGTGTACAACATGCTAAAGTCCGGCAATGACCGGGTTTGCTTCTCCACAAAGCAGTCGGTGGGCGTGAACAGCTGCCCGGAACTGGCGAGCAGCAGTAGCGTTGCCCCAGTGAGCAGTAGCAGTGCAAGTGTCGTGAGCTCCAGCAGCTGGGCGGTGGCAAGTTCCAGCAGTACTAGTGTGTGGAGAAGTTCCAGTAGTGTGCAGCCGGTGAGCAGCGTGGCCGAACTTTCGAGCAGTTCCCGCATGGTCTGGTGGCCGATTTCCTCCAGCAGTTCCTCGATGGAGGGGGGCTCCTCGACGACCGCGATTTTGGAAGTCTCGCTGAATGCGGCGTGTTCGCTGGACCTCGATGGGCGTGTGCTCAATGTGCGAGCCCCGAGCGCTGGGGCAAAGATGCTTCGCGTGTTCGACTTGCAAGGCAACGAATTGACCCGTTACGGCTTTGACGGGGCGGAAGGACGGTTCGACCTTTCGGGCCTGGGCAGTGGCGCCCGCGTGGTGCGCGTGACCGTCGGCAGGGTGCTACTTAAAGTCCAGCGCATTGTTCTGAAGTAG